CGTGTCCTGGAGACGACGTTCTGCACGAACCTTCGCAGCTGCAGCCCGGTCGTAGTCGACCTTGTCTGCTTGCTCCGCAGTTTCCGCAAGAACCGTTACAGTATCCTGGCGCACTTCCATAAAGCCACCGCTGATAGCGATCAACGTGCGTCCGCCATCTTCGTGGCGCAACTTCAAGATGCTGATGTCGAGTGGTGTTACGAGTGGGACGTGGTGCGGGAGAACCCCGATTTCACCAGAAATCGTCTTCGCAACGACCATACGGACATCGCCATCATACACTTCGCCATCCGGGGTGACGATATTGACATGAAGTGTGTTCATCTCAAGTCCCCCTTATGCTTTGTCACTTAGACAAGCGCCTTCGCTTTTTCAATCGCATCTTCGATCGGACCGACGAGACGGAATGCTTCTTCCGTTAAGTCATCGTGTTTACCTTCGAGGATTTCTTTGAAGCCGCGGATCGTGTCCTTAACTGGGACGTACGATCCTTTTTGTCCTGTGAACTGCTCAGCTACGTGGAAGTTCTGCGACAAGAAGAACTGGATACGACGCGCACGGTGTACAGTCAATTTGTCGTCTTCTGACAACTCGTCCATACCGAGGATCGCGATGATATCTTGAAGTTCTTTATAACGCTGAAGTGTTTCCTGAACTTGACGTGCAACACCGTAGTGCTCTTCGCCGACGATTTCCGGTGAAAGGGCGCGTGATGTCGAAGCAAGTGGATCCACGGCAGGATAGATCCCCATCTCAGAGAGACGGCGCTCAAGGTTCGTCGTTGCATCTAAGTGAGCAAACGTCGTCGCAGGAGCCGGGTCAGTATAGTCATCGGCTGGTACATAAACCGCTTGGATCGATGTAACCGAACCTTTGTTT
This region of Exiguobacterium acetylicum DSM 20416 genomic DNA includes:
- a CDS encoding F0F1 ATP synthase subunit epsilon, whose translation is MNTLHVNIVTPDGEVYDGDVRMVVAKTISGEIGVLPHHVPLVTPLDISILKLRHEDGGRTLIAISGGFMEVRQDTVTVLAETAEQADKVDYDRAAAAKVRAERRLQDTKLSELEFKRAELSLKRAVNRLSLKDYGRD